A single genomic interval of Haloterrigena salifodinae harbors:
- a CDS encoding pantoate kinase — translation MREEAMAFVPGHITGFFSAHPDDDPTEAGSRGAGVTLTDGVEVTVEPTDEAASTIVLDGTTLEIDAVETVLETLAVTARVEAESDLPLGAGFGVSGAMALGTALAANRVFERDLSWNELVTIAHGAEVQAGTGLGDVVAQARGGVPIRLEPGGPQVNKLDAIPARARVEYVTFGELSTADVLSGETDRLSAAGKQALSRVVEEPTLLSFMYASRLFAREAELLTEQVARTIGDVTEVDGQASMAMLGETVFAFGTGLSDAGYEPTVCATHPAGAMLK, via the coding sequence ATGCGCGAGGAGGCGATGGCGTTCGTACCGGGGCATATCACGGGCTTTTTCAGCGCTCACCCAGACGACGATCCGACCGAGGCGGGCTCTCGCGGCGCGGGAGTGACGCTTACGGACGGCGTCGAGGTAACGGTCGAACCGACCGACGAGGCGGCATCGACGATCGTCCTCGACGGGACGACGCTCGAGATCGACGCCGTCGAGACCGTCCTCGAGACGCTCGCGGTTACGGCCCGCGTCGAGGCCGAGTCGGACCTGCCGCTGGGTGCGGGCTTCGGCGTCTCGGGGGCGATGGCGCTGGGGACGGCGCTGGCGGCCAACCGCGTGTTCGAACGCGACCTCTCCTGGAACGAACTCGTGACGATCGCCCACGGGGCGGAAGTGCAGGCCGGGACCGGGCTGGGTGACGTGGTCGCCCAGGCCCGCGGCGGCGTCCCGATTCGACTCGAACCGGGCGGGCCGCAGGTGAACAAGCTGGACGCGATTCCCGCACGGGCGCGCGTCGAGTACGTGACGTTCGGGGAACTCTCGACGGCCGACGTCCTCTCGGGCGAGACCGACCGGCTCTCGGCGGCCGGCAAGCAGGCGCTGTCACGGGTCGTCGAGGAGCCGACGCTACTCTCCTTTATGTACGCCTCGCGGCTGTTCGCCCGCGAAGCGGAGCTGTTGACCGAGCAGGTCGCGCGAACGATCGGCGACGTCACGGAGGTCGACGGCCAGGCCTCGATGGCGATGCTCGGCGAAACCGTCTTCGCGTTCGGCACGGGGCTCTCCGACGCGGGCTACGAGCCGACCGTCTGTGCGACCCATCCGGCGGGCGCGATGCTGAAGTAA
- a CDS encoding lipase/acyltransferase domain-containing protein, producing MTDTTTLERSESTDDRTATSRRTLLQAAGTTVVGGAGLAAVSGSASAQVLGPDVIGIDDGLLGWSADGSLPVTDELLVFIHGWFGDTTVSSQASSVESSLVSGGYSPNETVAIEWPATNFNYIGAEADTENVGEVMAGLIEEFYDSGGGNVRLVGHSLGGRCVLWTATKLSSGYQIETVAPLGAAAAGSEVCGSPWNAGLDNTCEVRNYHSNNDSTVGSAYGGFGDTALGTEGAGCDPAPNYTDVDVTASVGSHLSYLGDSMVGNDLADAINSGSCDSNTGGDDDGDDGWGWF from the coding sequence ATGACGGATACCACCACTCTGGAACGATCGGAATCGACCGATGATCGGACCGCTACGAGTCGACGAACGCTGCTGCAGGCGGCCGGAACGACGGTCGTCGGCGGCGCCGGACTGGCCGCCGTGTCCGGTTCGGCGTCGGCACAGGTCCTCGGTCCCGACGTCATCGGAATCGACGACGGCCTGCTCGGTTGGAGCGCCGACGGCAGCCTCCCGGTCACGGACGAACTGCTCGTGTTCATCCACGGCTGGTTCGGCGACACCACCGTCTCGAGTCAGGCCTCGAGCGTCGAGAGTTCCCTCGTGTCGGGCGGCTATTCGCCCAACGAGACGGTCGCTATCGAGTGGCCCGCGACCAACTTCAACTACATCGGTGCGGAAGCCGACACGGAGAACGTCGGCGAGGTTATGGCCGGCCTCATCGAGGAGTTCTACGATAGCGGCGGCGGCAACGTTCGACTGGTCGGCCACTCGCTGGGCGGTCGCTGCGTCCTCTGGACCGCGACCAAACTTAGTAGCGGCTACCAGATCGAGACCGTCGCCCCGCTGGGCGCGGCCGCCGCCGGATCGGAAGTCTGCGGCAGTCCGTGGAACGCCGGTCTGGACAATACCTGCGAGGTCCGCAACTACCACTCGAACAACGACTCGACGGTCGGCAGCGCCTACGGCGGCTTCGGTGATACGGCCCTCGGGACCGAGGGAGCCGGCTGCGATCCCGCCCCGAACTACACGGACGTCGACGTCACCGCCAGCGTCGGCAGCCACCTCTCATATCTGGGCGACTCGATGGTCGGTAACGACCTCGCCGACGCTATCAACAGCGGTTCCTGTGACAGCAATACCGGCGGCGACGACGACGGAGACGACGGTTGGGGCTGGTTCTAA
- the aspS gene encoding aspartate--tRNA(Asn) ligase, producing MQDRTYTADAEPGDDVTVAGWVHEIRDLGGIAFLILRDTSGKIQIKFEKDEMDDDLVETGLDASRESVVKVSGAVEEEPRAPTGVEVTPESVEVVAPADPELPLDPSGKVDADLSTRLDNRTLDLRKEDVQSVFEIRSGVLNAVRDQFREFDCTEINTPKIVATGTEGGTELFPITYFGEEAFMNQSPQLFKQLIAGSNVERVFEIGPIFRAEEHNTPRHLNEATSIDFEGAFCDHQDAMDVAEGVVKSAYEAVQENFGDELEAIGIADEFEVPEGDFPRISYEEAIERINATGELDEQLVWGDDLSTPAEEALGQDVGGHYFITDWPSEIKPFYIKDHDDDAELSTGFDLMHPRMELVSGGQREHRHEKLIEGFEQQGLDPDQFEYYTKMFKYGMPPHAGFGLGGERLIMTLLGLDNIREAVLFPRDRQRLSP from the coding sequence ATGCAGGACCGAACCTACACTGCTGACGCCGAGCCGGGCGACGACGTCACCGTCGCCGGCTGGGTCCACGAGATCCGCGACCTCGGCGGGATCGCCTTCCTGATTCTCCGCGACACGTCGGGCAAGATCCAGATCAAGTTCGAGAAGGACGAGATGGATGACGACCTGGTCGAGACGGGACTCGACGCCTCCCGCGAGAGCGTCGTCAAAGTCTCCGGCGCCGTCGAAGAAGAGCCGCGCGCGCCGACAGGCGTCGAGGTCACGCCCGAATCGGTCGAGGTCGTCGCGCCCGCGGACCCCGAACTGCCGCTGGACCCGTCGGGGAAGGTCGACGCCGACCTCTCGACGCGACTCGACAACCGGACGCTCGACCTCCGGAAGGAGGACGTCCAGTCCGTCTTCGAGATCCGCTCGGGCGTCCTGAACGCGGTTCGCGATCAATTCCGCGAGTTCGACTGTACGGAGATCAACACGCCGAAGATCGTCGCCACCGGGACCGAGGGCGGTACCGAGCTCTTCCCGATCACTTACTTCGGCGAGGAGGCCTTCATGAACCAGTCCCCGCAGCTGTTCAAGCAGCTCATCGCGGGCTCGAACGTCGAACGCGTCTTCGAGATCGGGCCGATCTTCCGCGCCGAAGAGCACAACACGCCGCGACACCTCAACGAGGCGACCTCGATCGACTTCGAGGGCGCGTTCTGCGACCACCAGGACGCCATGGACGTCGCCGAAGGCGTCGTCAAGTCGGCCTACGAGGCGGTCCAGGAGAACTTCGGCGACGAACTCGAGGCGATCGGCATCGCGGACGAGTTCGAAGTCCCCGAGGGCGACTTCCCGCGCATCAGCTACGAGGAGGCCATCGAGCGCATCAACGCAACGGGCGAACTCGACGAGCAGCTCGTCTGGGGCGACGACCTCTCGACGCCGGCCGAGGAGGCCCTCGGACAGGACGTCGGCGGCCACTACTTCATCACCGACTGGCCCAGCGAGATCAAGCCGTTCTACATCAAGGACCACGACGACGACGCCGAACTGTCGACCGGCTTCGACCTGATGCACCCGCGCATGGAATTGGTTTCGGGCGGTCAGCGCGAGCACCGCCACGAGAAGCTCATCGAAGGCTTCGAACAGCAGGGACTCGACCCCGACCAGTTCGAGTACTACACGAAGATGTTCAAGTACGGCATGCCGCCCCACGCCGGCTTCGGCCTCGGCGGCGAGCGCCTGATCATGACGCTCCTCGGACTGGACAACATCCGAGAAGCTGTGCTGTTCCCGCGAGATCGTCAACGTCTGAGCCCGTAG
- a CDS encoding SIR2 family NAD-dependent protein deacylase has product MDDLESLAADIQSADTVVAFTGAGISAPSGVPTFRGDDGVWEKFDEGQFTYGRFRSDPAGFWTDRVDLQRELFAEEYQPNTAHDALAAMGRDGHLEAILTQNTDGLHAKAADENAAGPSENDDESSGGRTDEAAEADAETAADNTTLLELHGNARRVRCTDCGRRRDADPIFDRAANGELPPTCDCGGVFKPDVVLFGEQLPGAVIQRARSLARESDVFLAIGSSLVVEPAASLPRQAASTGATVGIVNLESTPVDDAADLIRREDVTEVLPRLRELLETP; this is encoded by the coding sequence ATGGACGACCTCGAGTCACTCGCCGCGGATATACAGAGCGCAGACACCGTCGTCGCGTTCACCGGCGCGGGTATCTCCGCACCCTCGGGCGTGCCGACGTTCCGGGGCGACGACGGCGTCTGGGAGAAGTTCGACGAAGGGCAGTTCACCTACGGTCGGTTCCGGAGCGATCCGGCGGGGTTCTGGACTGATCGCGTCGACCTGCAGCGGGAACTGTTTGCCGAAGAGTACCAACCGAACACGGCCCACGACGCGCTGGCCGCGATGGGACGGGACGGCCACCTCGAGGCGATCCTCACGCAGAACACCGACGGATTACACGCGAAGGCCGCCGACGAGAATGCCGCGGGCCCGAGCGAGAACGACGACGAAAGCAGCGGCGGTCGAACGGACGAAGCCGCTGAAGCGGACGCCGAGACCGCAGCGGACAACACGACGCTCCTCGAGTTACACGGTAACGCCCGGCGCGTCCGCTGTACGGACTGCGGTCGGCGACGGGACGCCGATCCGATCTTCGACCGGGCCGCGAACGGCGAGTTGCCCCCGACCTGCGACTGCGGCGGCGTCTTCAAACCCGACGTCGTCCTCTTCGGCGAACAGCTACCGGGCGCGGTCATCCAGCGCGCCCGGTCGCTGGCCCGCGAGAGTGACGTCTTCCTCGCCATCGGCTCCTCGCTGGTCGTCGAGCCGGCCGCGTCGCTGCCCCGTCAGGCGGCGTCTACGGGGGCTACCGTCGGCATCGTCAACCTCGAGTCGACGCCGGTCGACGACGCGGCCGACCTGATCCGTCGCGAGGACGTGACCGAGGTACTGCCGCGGCTCCGGGAACTCCTCGAGACGCCGTAA
- a CDS encoding HalOD1 output domain-containing protein, with amino-acid sequence MTAQSPSPSSGEALSIRVVREVAAHDGVDPMDLSPPLFRSVDPAALDALFEPTHAESARDGRVTFAYDGKQVTVDSDGEVRIDPEHDPQRQRSR; translated from the coding sequence ATGACAGCCCAGTCTCCCTCCCCTTCCAGCGGCGAAGCGCTGTCGATCAGGGTCGTCCGCGAAGTCGCCGCCCACGACGGCGTCGACCCGATGGACCTGTCGCCGCCGCTGTTCCGGAGCGTCGACCCCGCGGCGTTGGACGCGCTCTTCGAACCGACGCACGCTGAGAGCGCCCGCGACGGCCGCGTGACCTTCGCTTACGACGGGAAACAGGTGACCGTCGACAGCGACGGCGAGGTGAGGATCGATCCGGAACACGACCCGCAGCGACAGCGTTCGCGATGA
- a CDS encoding phosphoglycerol geranylgeranyltransferase — translation MTACPWDDWNHILKIDPDKELPEGVTYGDLCATGTDAIEVGGTMGITEENMEAVVDACAEHDVPLYQEPSSPDVVIDNRALEGYLIPTVFNAGSPFWITGAHKEWVRTDGDMDWDRTWTEAYIVMNPEADVAEYTEADCDLGPDDVAAYAEVAERMFGQEIVYLEYSGTFGDEEIVEAAGEATDETTLFYGGGIHDYDSAATMARHADVIVVGDLAHEEGVEAVRDTVEAAQNA, via the coding sequence ATGACTGCCTGCCCCTGGGACGACTGGAACCATATTCTCAAGATCGACCCGGACAAGGAGCTCCCCGAGGGCGTCACCTACGGAGACCTCTGTGCGACCGGCACCGACGCCATCGAGGTCGGCGGCACCATGGGAATCACAGAGGAGAACATGGAAGCCGTCGTCGACGCCTGCGCCGAACACGACGTGCCGCTCTATCAGGAACCTTCGAGCCCCGACGTCGTCATCGACAACCGGGCGCTCGAGGGGTATCTCATCCCGACGGTGTTCAACGCCGGCTCGCCGTTCTGGATCACGGGCGCCCACAAGGAGTGGGTGCGAACCGACGGCGACATGGACTGGGATCGGACCTGGACGGAAGCCTACATCGTGATGAACCCGGAAGCCGACGTCGCGGAGTACACCGAAGCCGACTGCGACCTCGGGCCGGACGACGTCGCCGCCTACGCCGAGGTCGCCGAACGGATGTTCGGCCAGGAGATCGTCTACCTCGAGTACTCCGGGACGTTCGGTGACGAGGAGATCGTCGAAGCGGCCGGCGAAGCGACCGACGAGACGACGCTGTTCTACGGTGGCGGCATCCACGATTACGACTCGGCCGCGACGATGGCCCGGCACGCCGACGTGATCGTCGTCGGCGACCTCGCTCACGAGGAAGGGGTCGAGGCCGTCCGCGATACGGTCGAGGCGGCCCAGAACGCCTGA
- a CDS encoding alpha/beta fold hydrolase, giving the protein MNLPDGWTTGIASSNGVELQYYRTGTGPPIVLAHGFNDTGRRWVPLAEDLAEDYEVVAYDARGHGRSAAPETGYRLTDRVADLCGLVTALDLENPVLMGHSMGGGTVAWTAARRPALVKEVVLVDPDCFHRLPEADPDELFEQSRTALKRSSDLTVEEIVEEEYSDLDPTHARRLATGHLESDPAIAELARHGYPSPLVDVLPDVSCRSLVLRSDADIEQRVADLNAADSLPSGRLIHIPNAGHYVFRDAYDAAYTELRTFLRRA; this is encoded by the coding sequence ATGAATCTCCCCGACGGGTGGACGACCGGAATCGCCTCGTCGAACGGCGTCGAGCTCCAGTACTACCGAACCGGGACCGGGCCACCGATCGTTCTCGCTCACGGGTTCAACGACACCGGCCGCCGCTGGGTCCCACTGGCGGAGGACCTCGCTGAGGACTACGAGGTGGTCGCGTACGACGCACGCGGACACGGTCGCTCCGCCGCGCCGGAGACGGGATACCGTCTCACCGATCGGGTCGCCGATCTCTGCGGTCTGGTGACCGCGCTCGACCTCGAGAATCCCGTCCTGATGGGACACTCCATGGGCGGCGGAACGGTCGCGTGGACGGCGGCGAGACGTCCAGCCCTCGTGAAGGAGGTGGTCCTCGTCGATCCGGACTGTTTCCACCGACTTCCGGAGGCGGACCCGGACGAACTGTTCGAGCAATCGCGAACCGCGCTAAAACGAAGCTCCGACCTGACCGTCGAAGAGATCGTCGAGGAGGAGTATTCCGACCTGGATCCGACGCACGCCCGCCGCCTCGCGACCGGCCATCTCGAATCCGATCCGGCGATCGCGGAACTCGCGCGTCACGGCTATCCGTCACCGCTCGTCGACGTGCTTCCGGACGTTTCCTGTCGGTCTCTCGTGTTGCGGTCCGATGCCGACATCGAGCAGCGGGTCGCCGACCTGAACGCGGCTGACTCGCTTCCATCCGGACGATTGATCCACATCCCGAACGCCGGTCACTACGTGTTTCGTGACGCGTACGACGCCGCATACACGGAACTCCGGACGTTCCTCCGGCGAGCCTGA
- a CDS encoding branched-chain amino acid transaminase yields MGFDEMDVDTIWMDGEFVDWDEAQVHVLTHGLHYGSGVFEGARCYDTAEGPAIFRWEEHLERLFQSAKPYDMDIDYTKEELTEATKELIQRQDLESCYIRPISFYGYNSLGVSPKDCPTETAIAVWPWGAYLGEEALEEGIEVMISSWRKHASSQIPTNAKTTGLYVNSMLAGEEARRNGYAEAIVLNKEGNVAEGPGENIFLVRDGELHTPGLSESILDGITRDTVIEIAEDLGYTVHDGASISRGELNTADELFFTGSAAEVTPIRKVDNVVIGDGSRGPVTEEIQQRFFEVVERETDEYDEWFEYV; encoded by the coding sequence ATGGGATTCGACGAGATGGACGTCGATACGATCTGGATGGACGGCGAGTTCGTCGACTGGGACGAGGCGCAGGTCCACGTCCTCACGCACGGACTGCACTACGGCAGCGGCGTCTTCGAGGGCGCACGGTGTTACGACACCGCGGAGGGCCCCGCGATCTTCCGTTGGGAGGAACACCTCGAGCGACTCTTCCAGTCGGCCAAGCCCTACGACATGGATATCGACTACACGAAGGAAGAACTCACCGAGGCGACGAAGGAGCTCATCCAGCGCCAGGACCTCGAGTCCTGTTACATTCGTCCGATCTCCTTCTACGGCTACAACTCGCTGGGCGTCAGTCCCAAGGACTGTCCCACCGAGACCGCGATCGCGGTCTGGCCGTGGGGCGCGTACCTCGGCGAGGAAGCCCTCGAAGAGGGCATCGAGGTCATGATCTCCTCGTGGCGGAAACACGCCTCGAGCCAGATCCCGACGAACGCGAAGACGACGGGCCTGTACGTCAACAGCATGCTCGCCGGCGAGGAGGCCCGCCGAAACGGCTACGCCGAGGCGATCGTCCTCAACAAGGAGGGCAACGTCGCCGAAGGCCCCGGCGAGAACATCTTCCTGGTGCGCGACGGCGAGCTCCACACGCCCGGCCTCTCCGAGTCCATCCTCGACGGCATCACCCGCGACACCGTGATCGAGATCGCCGAGGATCTGGGCTATACGGTCCACGACGGCGCCTCGATCTCGCGGGGCGAACTCAACACGGCCGACGAACTGTTCTTCACCGGCTCCGCAGCCGAGGTCACGCCCATCCGGAAGGTCGACAACGTCGTCATCGGCGACGGCTCGCGCGGCCCCGTCACCGAGGAGATTCAACAGCGGTTCTTCGAGGTCGTCGAACGGGAGACCGACGAGTACGACGAGTGGTTCGAGTACGTCTGA